CCGAGGAGCGCGCCCTCCTGCCCTGGTTGCGCGAGCGCATCTGGCCGCTCGAGGCCGCCCACAACGACGAGACCGCCTACTGTTCGGGCCGGCTCGGCGCCGCCGAGTGCCTGCTCGGCGGCACGACGACGATCCAGGACATCGGCCTCGGGCCCGGGATCGAGGGTCTCTTGGCGGCAATTGCCGAGTCCGGCCTCCGCGCCACCGCCGGCAAATGCCTGATGGACGAAGGCCTCGGCCTCCCGCCCGGCCTCTGCGAGCCCGCGGCGGCGAGCCTCGCGCACGCCGTCGAGCTCGGCGAACGCTTCGAGCGCGAAGGGGGCGGGCGTCTGCGGGCGGTGCTCAATCCGCGCTTCGCCCTCTCCTGCTCCGACGGACTCTGGCGGCAGGTCGTCGAGGCCTCGCGGGCACTGGACTGGCCCGTGCACACCCACGCGCTCGAGCAGCGCGCCGAGGGTCGCGCCGTCCGACGCGAGAAGCAGGGGCGCGACGAGATCGAGTACTTCGCCGACCTCGGTCTCCTCGAGCGTGACCTTCGCATCGCACACGGCGTCTGGTTGCGACCGCGGCACTTTGCCCGGGTCGCCGGCCGGCGCTTCGGCGTCGTGCACTGTCCGGGCTCCAACCTCAAGCTGGGCTCCGGGCTCGCGCCCGTGGTGGCGATCCGGCGCGCCGGGATTCCGGTCGGTATCGGAGCCGACGGCGCGGCCTGCAACAACCGGCTCGACGCCTGGTCGGAGCTGCGTCTCGCGGCGCAGTTGGCGAGCGTGCGTAGCGGTCCGGGCAGCCTCTCGGGACTCGAGGCTCTGCGCCTCGCGACCAGCGAAGGGGCGCGCGTCCTCGGACTCGCGGACGAGATCGGTTCGATCGAGGTCGGCAAGCGGGCCGATCTGCTGGTCCTGCGCACCGACCAGCCCGAGCTCGCCGGCGCGGCGGAGATGGACCCGCACGATCGCGTCGCCTTCGGCGCCTCGCCTGCCGCCGTCCGGCACGTGACGGTCGACGGCGAGCTCCTGGTCGAGGACGGGCGGTTGCGGCGCTGGGAGCTCTCGGAGGTTCTGGACGCGGCAGAGGGCGCGACGGCGACACTTCTGGCGCGCGCCGCGCTCTTGTGACCCCGACTGCCCCATCGGGCCCTCGCGGTGCACAGTAGTAACTACCCTTGCCTCCCAGGCAGTCCGGTGCCAGTCTTGGCGCTGGATCGTGCAGTCCCCTCGCCCTCCGGGCGGCGGAGAAACCCCTTGGAGGTAGCGATGCGGTATTCGACTCGGCTGGCGCTTCT
This portion of the Thermoanaerobaculia bacterium genome encodes:
- a CDS encoding amidohydrolase family protein, encoding MTRGQAPTGAPIRPLLLRGGTILSLDAVASVHPHTDVLLEAGRIAALGQGLVAPGHARTLDVTGHLLLPGLIQGHLHLGQTLFRGLAEERALLPWLRERIWPLEAAHNDETAYCSGRLGAAECLLGGTTTIQDIGLGPGIEGLLAAIAESGLRATAGKCLMDEGLGLPPGLCEPAAASLAHAVELGERFEREGGGRLRAVLNPRFALSCSDGLWRQVVEASRALDWPVHTHALEQRAEGRAVRREKQGRDEIEYFADLGLLERDLRIAHGVWLRPRHFARVAGRRFGVVHCPGSNLKLGSGLAPVVAIRRAGIPVGIGADGAACNNRLDAWSELRLAAQLASVRSGPGSLSGLEALRLATSEGARVLGLADEIGSIEVGKRADLLVLRTDQPELAGAAEMDPHDRVAFGASPAAVRHVTVDGELLVEDGRLRRWELSEVLDAAEGATATLLARAALL